Proteins encoded within one genomic window of Pigmentiphaga sp. H8:
- a CDS encoding MBL fold metallo-hydrolase has translation MTTMIDVLVQGYPGRATHHGGLGWSTVTLVRTGGRNILVDVGAFGARKPILKALTERGVQPADVTDVVLTHAHYDHAVNFTLFPWATVWIGDEELSWAAAQPPGFNPIPELYVRELCASPRVRRVRDGETFLPGLQAIAAPGHTPGHLLFYLTDTEEPVLFTGDAAKNRAELLSMSVADTDDARASARSLEKIWQLWKQRPGTLLVPGHDLSMRLDAEGRPVYVGERAAEIGVWFSETLQQARIDLCCAPRLDFSELAND, from the coding sequence ATGACCACCATGATCGATGTCCTGGTCCAGGGCTACCCTGGACGCGCTACCCATCACGGCGGCCTGGGCTGGAGCACGGTGACGCTGGTGCGCACGGGCGGCCGCAACATCCTCGTCGACGTCGGCGCCTTCGGCGCCCGCAAGCCCATCCTGAAGGCGCTTACCGAACGCGGCGTGCAGCCGGCCGACGTCACCGACGTGGTCCTGACCCATGCCCACTACGATCATGCGGTCAACTTCACGCTGTTTCCGTGGGCCACCGTCTGGATCGGCGACGAGGAACTGAGCTGGGCCGCCGCGCAGCCGCCGGGTTTCAACCCCATTCCCGAGCTTTACGTGCGCGAGCTGTGCGCCTCGCCGCGCGTGCGGCGCGTGCGCGACGGCGAAACCTTCCTGCCCGGACTGCAGGCCATCGCGGCCCCCGGCCACACGCCCGGCCATCTCCTGTTCTACCTGACCGATACGGAAGAACCGGTGCTGTTCACCGGCGATGCGGCCAAGAACCGCGCCGAACTGCTCAGCATGAGCGTGGCGGACACCGACGACGCGCGGGCCAGCGCCCGCAGCCTGGAAAAAATCTGGCAGCTCTGGAAACAGCGGCCCGGCACCTTGCTGGTCCCCGGCCATGACCTGAGCATGCGCCTGGACGCCGAAGGCCGCCCTGTCTATGTGGGCGAACGCGCCGCGGAAATCGGCGTCTGGTTCAGCGAAACGCTGCAACAGGCCAGGATCGACCTCTGCTGCGCACCCCGGCTCGATTTCTCTGAACTCGCGAACGACTGA
- a CDS encoding tripartite tricarboxylate transporter substrate binding protein — MERRRFLFGLAAAAAMPTARSQSRPIRLLVPFAPGGATDVIAREIAVLMGKHLGATVVVENRGGAGGSIGTSEVARAAPDGYTLGLATQSTHAVNPVVYRKVGYDPLTDFTLLGEIAQAPGILLVNSKVPATTLAQFVQHLRSHPDQLTYSSPGNGTIGHVWGEQFKHSTGTAMLHVPYKGASQALADLVAGQVDSTFTSVASAMPYLRNGRVRALAVSWPGRLDMLPAVPTYAEAGWPDNNQPTWYGLVGPAGLAGDARGALRAAMRAALDDPGLREKYRGQGVFPALGTPEQFAATIRRDMDSIAAIRRTAQISVD, encoded by the coding sequence ATGGAACGACGACGATTCCTGTTTGGCCTGGCGGCGGCCGCCGCGATGCCCACGGCCCGGTCCCAGAGCCGGCCGATCCGTTTGCTGGTCCCCTTCGCCCCCGGCGGCGCGACCGACGTCATCGCGCGCGAGATCGCGGTGCTGATGGGAAAACACCTGGGCGCCACCGTGGTGGTGGAGAACCGCGGCGGCGCGGGCGGGTCGATCGGCACCTCGGAAGTCGCGCGCGCCGCCCCCGACGGCTACACGCTGGGACTCGCCACGCAATCGACCCACGCGGTCAACCCCGTCGTCTACCGCAAGGTGGGATACGATCCCCTGACCGACTTCACGCTGCTTGGGGAGATCGCGCAGGCGCCCGGCATCCTGCTGGTCAACAGCAAGGTGCCGGCCACGACGCTGGCGCAATTCGTGCAGCATCTGCGCAGCCATCCCGACCAGTTGACCTATTCGTCCCCCGGCAACGGCACCATCGGCCACGTCTGGGGCGAACAGTTCAAGCACTCGACCGGCACGGCCATGCTGCACGTGCCGTACAAGGGCGCCTCGCAGGCCCTGGCCGACCTGGTGGCGGGCCAGGTCGATTCGACCTTCACCTCGGTCGCCTCGGCCATGCCCTATCTGCGGAACGGCCGGGTACGCGCGCTGGCGGTAAGCTGGCCCGGGCGCCTGGACATGCTGCCCGCGGTGCCGACCTATGCCGAGGCGGGATGGCCGGACAACAACCAGCCGACGTGGTACGGCCTGGTGGGACCGGCCGGCCTTGCCGGGGACGCGCGCGGCGCGCTGCGGGCCGCCATGCGGGCCGCGCTGGACGACCCCGGCCTGCGGGAAAAGTACCGCGGACAAGGCGTGTTTCCCGCCCTGGGCACGCCGGAGCAGTTCGCGGCGACCATCCGGCGCGACATGGACAGCATCGCGGCCATCCGCAGGACTGCCCAGATTTCGGTGGACTAG
- a CDS encoding ABC transporter substrate-binding protein, giving the protein MPITPDVRAAFAPTGVLRASINIGNPILASLDAGSDTPRGVSVDLARELARRLDLPIELKVFKSAGESVRAVTDEQADVGFFAIDPERGQGIGFTAPYVIIEGCYLVPHDSPLRDNDEVDAAGTTVVVGRGSAYDLFLTRALQHATLLRAPTSPSVVEVFVKEGADVAAGVRQQLEADMANREGLRLLPGRFMEIRQAMGLPKGRGDAAARVLRTYVEEAKASGFVAQALERHRIEGVSVAPAD; this is encoded by the coding sequence ATGCCCATCACTCCCGACGTACGCGCCGCCTTCGCCCCCACCGGCGTGCTGCGCGCTTCCATCAACATCGGCAATCCCATTCTTGCCTCGCTGGATGCGGGCAGCGACACCCCGCGCGGCGTCTCGGTAGACCTGGCGCGGGAACTGGCGCGCCGGCTGGACCTCCCCATCGAACTGAAAGTCTTCAAGAGCGCCGGCGAATCCGTGCGCGCGGTCACCGACGAACAGGCCGACGTCGGCTTCTTCGCCATCGACCCCGAACGCGGCCAGGGCATAGGCTTCACCGCGCCCTACGTGATCATCGAGGGATGCTACCTGGTGCCTCACGATTCGCCGCTGCGCGACAACGACGAAGTCGACGCCGCCGGCACCACCGTCGTGGTCGGCCGAGGCAGCGCCTACGACCTGTTCCTGACCCGCGCGCTCCAGCATGCGACGCTGCTGCGTGCGCCCACCTCGCCATCGGTGGTCGAGGTCTTCGTGAAGGAAGGCGCCGACGTCGCCGCCGGCGTGCGCCAGCAGTTGGAGGCCGACATGGCGAACCGCGAAGGACTGCGCCTCCTGCCCGGACGCTTCATGGAAATACGCCAGGCCATGGGCCTGCCCAAGGGCCGCGGCGATGCGGCCGCCCGGGTGCTGCGGACCTACGTGGAAGAAGCCAAGGCCTCCGGCTTCGTGGCCCAGGCCCTGGAACGCCACCGGATCGAGGGCGTATCGGTGGCGCCGGCGGATTGA
- a CDS encoding LysR family transcriptional regulator, whose product MALKLRQIEAFRAVMREGSMVRASSALAITQPAVSYLIGSLESAVGFALFRREKGKLIPTPEAHQLIDEVDRLYESVDEVEAVARLIANHQRAVLRILLTPALSTGACVQAIGRYAARHPGIRLDIDTAHRATILRRLLSGHADLAVLSLPVETDRIVATSVFTSDLVCVLPAHHEPPRPNTITPGDLAGVPLIGLKPSGVIRPIVDRWFSAANVTPRFDIEVRDAWTAIELVRGGAGAAIVSRISVPPFGADPLRVLTLAPAGHIEIGIVSPASLPVHRTVGALADFLREQIRLKPCAASSSTCRIATAPPD is encoded by the coding sequence TTGGCATTGAAACTCAGGCAGATCGAAGCCTTCCGGGCGGTCATGCGGGAAGGCAGCATGGTGCGGGCCAGCTCGGCGCTGGCCATCACCCAACCGGCCGTCAGCTACCTGATCGGATCGCTGGAAAGCGCCGTGGGTTTCGCGCTGTTCCGGCGCGAGAAGGGCAAGCTCATTCCCACGCCCGAGGCGCACCAGCTCATCGACGAGGTCGACCGCCTATACGAAAGCGTGGACGAGGTCGAGGCGGTGGCGCGGCTGATCGCCAATCACCAGCGCGCGGTGCTGCGCATCCTGCTGACCCCCGCCCTGTCCACGGGCGCCTGCGTCCAGGCCATCGGCCGCTACGCGGCGCGGCACCCGGGCATCCGCCTGGACATCGATACCGCGCACCGGGCGACGATCCTGCGCCGCCTGCTGTCGGGCCACGCCGACCTGGCGGTGCTGTCGCTGCCGGTGGAAACGGATCGGATCGTGGCGACCAGCGTCTTCACCAGCGATCTGGTCTGCGTTCTTCCGGCGCACCACGAACCGCCCCGGCCGAACACCATCACCCCGGGCGACCTGGCGGGCGTCCCGTTGATCGGGCTCAAGCCCAGCGGCGTGATCCGCCCCATCGTCGACCGCTGGTTCTCGGCGGCGAACGTCACGCCACGCTTCGACATCGAGGTGCGCGATGCCTGGACCGCCATCGAACTCGTGCGCGGCGGCGCGGGTGCCGCCATCGTGAGCCGCATCAGCGTCCCGCCTTTCGGCGCGGATCCGCTGCGCGTGCTGACGCTCGCGCCGGCCGGGCACATCGAGATCGGCATCGTGTCGCCGGCCTCGCTTCCCGTCCACCGTACGGTGGGCGCCCTGGCGGATTTCCTGCGCGAGCAGATTCGGCTCAAACCGTGCGCCGCGTCTTCATCAACATGTCGTATAGCAACTGCGCCACCGGACTGA
- a CDS encoding phosphoglycolate phosphatase → MSFRAVLIDLDGTLVDSVPDLARAANIMRVEFGLVPLREDVIATFVGKGMENLVHRALSGSLDGRAEQERFPEALDVFRDAYQEVNGETARIFDGVLEGLQAMKAQGLRIAVVTNKPAEFTGPLLERIGLRAYFDAVVSGDSVARKKPDPDPVLHACELLGVTPAEAVVVGDSMNDASAAKAAGCRVLLVPYGYNEGRDVHAIESDGIVSTLVDAALWISQSQVLSRTTVVPPASF, encoded by the coding sequence ATGAGTTTTCGCGCCGTACTGATCGACCTCGACGGGACCCTGGTGGATTCCGTGCCCGACCTGGCGCGCGCCGCGAACATCATGCGGGTCGAGTTCGGCCTGGTGCCGCTGCGCGAGGACGTCATTGCCACCTTCGTCGGCAAGGGCATGGAGAACCTGGTGCACCGCGCGCTGTCGGGCAGCCTGGACGGCCGCGCCGAGCAGGAACGCTTCCCCGAGGCGCTGGACGTCTTCCGCGATGCCTACCAGGAGGTCAACGGCGAGACCGCCCGCATCTTCGACGGCGTGCTCGAGGGCTTGCAGGCCATGAAGGCGCAGGGCCTGCGCATCGCGGTCGTGACCAACAAGCCGGCCGAATTCACCGGCCCGCTGCTGGAACGGATCGGGCTGCGCGCCTATTTCGACGCCGTGGTCAGCGGCGACAGCGTCGCCCGCAAGAAACCGGATCCCGATCCCGTGCTGCACGCCTGCGAACTGCTGGGCGTCACGCCGGCCGAGGCCGTGGTGGTGGGCGACTCCATGAACGACGCGTCGGCGGCCAAGGCGGCCGGCTGCCGCGTGCTGCTCGTGCCCTACGGCTACAACGAGGGGCGGGATGTGCATGCCATCGAGTCCGATGGTATAGTTTCCACGCTTGTCGACGCGGCGCTGTGGATTTCCCAGTCGCAGGTCCTGTCCCGGACCACGGTGGTTCCGCCGGCGTCGTTCTAG
- a CDS encoding LysR family transcriptional regulator, whose translation MKFDLADLRAFLAVADLGSFRAASESLHVSQSALSRRVDKLEDALGVKLFERTTRKVQLTTIGRGFVPRARNVLNELESALIGIQDVAEKLSGEVTIACVPSAVAYFLPEVIHQYHQQYPRIRIRIIDESSSEVLTAVARGDADFGLTYIGTQDAEITYQPLLNEPFVVALRRDHPLAARRTLTWAQLADHHFIRLAQGSGNRFLMDQALAHSAQQPRWFCEVQHVPALVSLVEAGVGIGVVPKLAMPKGRHAALVSKPLREPAVSRDIGLIHRRGRQLSPVAQLLYDMLMKTRRTV comes from the coding sequence ATGAAATTCGACCTGGCCGATCTGCGCGCCTTTCTTGCCGTGGCGGACCTGGGAAGCTTCCGGGCCGCTTCCGAGTCCCTGCACGTGTCGCAGTCCGCGCTGTCCCGGCGGGTGGACAAGCTGGAGGATGCCCTGGGCGTCAAGCTGTTCGAGCGGACCACGCGCAAGGTCCAGCTGACGACCATAGGACGCGGCTTCGTGCCGCGCGCAAGAAACGTTCTGAACGAGCTCGAGAGCGCCCTGATAGGGATCCAGGACGTGGCCGAGAAGCTGTCGGGCGAGGTCACCATCGCCTGCGTGCCGTCGGCGGTGGCCTATTTCCTGCCCGAGGTCATCCACCAGTACCACCAGCAATATCCGCGCATCCGTATCCGCATCATCGACGAGTCATCGTCCGAAGTCTTGACGGCGGTGGCGCGCGGCGATGCCGATTTCGGCCTGACCTACATCGGCACGCAGGACGCGGAGATCACCTACCAGCCCCTGCTGAACGAACCCTTCGTGGTGGCGCTTCGGCGCGACCACCCCCTGGCGGCGCGGCGCACGCTGACCTGGGCGCAACTGGCCGATCATCACTTCATCCGGCTGGCCCAGGGCAGCGGCAACCGCTTCCTGATGGACCAGGCGCTGGCGCATAGCGCGCAGCAGCCGCGATGGTTCTGCGAGGTCCAGCACGTCCCTGCGCTGGTCAGCCTGGTGGAAGCCGGGGTGGGCATAGGCGTCGTGCCGAAATTGGCCATGCCCAAGGGCCGGCATGCGGCCCTGGTCAGCAAGCCCCTGCGCGAGCCGGCCGTCAGCCGGGACATCGGGCTGATCCACCGGCGCGGCAGGCAGCTCAGTCCGGTGGCGCAGTTGCTATACGACATGTTGATGAAGACGCGGCGCACGGTTTGA
- a CDS encoding M20 family metallopeptidase, with protein sequence MTPFSLEPKRYDELVRIRRDIHRHPELAFAERRTAAIVRHDLAELGLDAVSGVAGTGVVAVLDTGRPGRTVGLRVDMDALPMTETADVPFKSEVPGAAHTCGHDVHCAIGLGAASLLCERRHTLRGRFKFLFQPAEETLEGARAMIEAGVLEAPAVDVLLGCHNSPQLDTGRIGYRHGASMASSSAFVIDVRGAAGHAAHPRSGVDALQALPMLLTGLNAIRAKEVAADQPLILSVGRIQGGRARNVICDAVTLEGTCRTLDDAVRGEVEAALRRLAQGTATATRTAVDVQWRTLAPALVNDRDTLERAIRAIERGLGADALVALDALSMGGEDFAWYGQHVPVAHLRIGSRCAGSSTQLHQSDYFCDERAIEAGALALAAAAAELAAT encoded by the coding sequence ATGACCCCGTTCTCCCTGGAGCCCAAGCGATACGACGAACTGGTCCGGATCCGGCGCGACATCCACCGCCATCCCGAACTCGCGTTCGCGGAGCGGCGCACCGCGGCCATCGTCCGGCACGACCTGGCCGAGTTGGGGCTTGACGCCGTTTCCGGCGTGGCCGGCACCGGCGTCGTGGCGGTGCTGGACACCGGTCGCCCCGGGCGCACGGTCGGGCTGCGCGTCGACATGGACGCCCTGCCCATGACGGAAACCGCCGACGTGCCGTTCAAGTCCGAGGTGCCGGGCGCGGCCCACACCTGCGGCCACGACGTGCATTGCGCCATCGGACTGGGCGCGGCCTCGCTGCTGTGCGAGCGGCGGCACACCTTGCGCGGCCGCTTCAAGTTCCTTTTCCAGCCTGCCGAGGAAACGCTGGAGGGCGCGCGGGCGATGATCGAGGCGGGCGTGCTCGAGGCGCCGGCGGTGGACGTGCTGCTGGGCTGCCACAATTCACCGCAGCTGGACACGGGCCGGATCGGCTACCGGCACGGGGCGTCCATGGCCTCGTCCAGCGCCTTCGTCATCGACGTTCGCGGCGCGGCCGGCCATGCCGCCCATCCCCGCTCCGGCGTGGATGCCTTGCAGGCCTTGCCCATGCTGCTGACCGGGCTCAACGCGATACGCGCCAAGGAAGTCGCCGCCGACCAGCCCCTGATCCTTTCCGTGGGCCGGATCCAGGGCGGCCGCGCGCGCAACGTCATCTGCGACGCGGTCACGCTGGAAGGCACCTGCCGGACGCTCGACGACGCCGTGCGCGGCGAGGTCGAGGCCGCGCTGCGCCGGCTGGCGCAAGGCACGGCCACGGCCACGCGGACGGCGGTGGACGTGCAATGGCGCACCCTGGCCCCCGCGCTGGTCAACGACCGCGACACCCTGGAGCGGGCCATCCGCGCGATCGAACGCGGCCTGGGCGCCGACGCCCTGGTCGCACTCGATGCGCTGTCGATGGGCGGCGAGGATTTCGCCTGGTACGGACAGCATGTCCCCGTCGCGCACCTGCGCATCGGATCCCGTTGCGCGGGCTCCTCGACACAACTGCACCAAAGCGATTATTTCTGCGACGAACGCGCCATCGAGGCCGGGGCCCTGGCCCTGGCCGCGGCGGCGGCCGAGCTGGCCGCGACCTGA
- a CDS encoding tripartite tricarboxylate transporter substrate binding protein: MKTLATLAMLALALPGHAPAADKYPSRPVRVIVPYVAGGAADITTRVVAQKLSDRLGATFVVENKPGANGMIGTDFVAKAKPDGYTLLADASGPLVVNPSLYEKVPYDPTKDLVPVSQLTSYQYALVVPAASPLRSLDDLIRTARAQPGKLSYGSAGIGAGGHLAGELLALMSKTELTHVPYKGNAQALADILGGQLSFTFDTIVTAVPHVHAGKLRAFAVSGPTRSPALPDVPTMEELGYKGFHITQFQGMLAPAGTDPAIVKILNDAVGAAMREPDVVKRLADEGGYEIVAGSPADFARLITAELDMYRRLIHDANIRMQ, encoded by the coding sequence ATGAAGACACTGGCAACGCTGGCGATGCTCGCCCTGGCACTGCCCGGGCACGCGCCCGCCGCGGACAAATATCCATCCAGGCCCGTGCGGGTCATCGTGCCCTACGTCGCAGGCGGCGCCGCCGACATCACCACGCGGGTGGTCGCCCAGAAGCTCTCGGACCGCCTGGGCGCGACCTTCGTCGTCGAGAACAAGCCCGGCGCCAACGGCATGATAGGCACGGACTTCGTCGCCAAGGCGAAGCCGGACGGCTACACCCTGCTGGCCGACGCCAGCGGGCCGCTGGTCGTCAACCCGTCCTTGTACGAGAAGGTGCCGTACGACCCGACGAAGGACCTCGTGCCCGTGAGCCAGTTGACCAGCTACCAGTATGCGCTGGTCGTGCCCGCGGCCTCGCCGCTGCGCAGCCTGGACGATCTGATCCGGACGGCGCGGGCGCAGCCGGGCAAGCTCAGCTACGGCTCCGCCGGCATTGGTGCCGGCGGCCACCTGGCCGGCGAACTGCTGGCGCTGATGAGCAAGACCGAACTCACCCACGTCCCCTACAAGGGCAACGCCCAGGCGCTGGCCGACATCCTGGGCGGACAGTTGTCCTTCACCTTCGACACCATAGTGACCGCCGTGCCACACGTCCACGCCGGCAAGCTGCGCGCGTTCGCGGTGTCCGGCCCGACCCGCTCGCCCGCGCTGCCCGACGTGCCCACCATGGAAGAGCTCGGCTACAAGGGCTTTCACATCACGCAGTTCCAGGGCATGCTTGCTCCCGCCGGCACCGATCCGGCCATCGTGAAGATCCTCAACGACGCGGTGGGCGCCGCCATGCGGGAACCCGACGTGGTCAAGCGCCTGGCCGACGAAGGCGGCTACGAGATCGTTGCCGGCTCCCCGGCGGATTTCGCCCGGCTGATCACGGCCGAACTCGACATGTACCGGCGTCTGATCCACGACGCGAACATCAGGATGCAATGA
- the rpe gene encoding ribulose-phosphate 3-epimerase has protein sequence MPAFTISGPASTRIAPSILSADFARLGEEVRNVVAAGADWIHFDVMDNHYVPNLTIGPMVCEAIRPHVQVPIDVHLMVEPVDALIPMFAKAGADVITFHPEASRHVDRTLALIRDHGCQAGLVFNPATPLDWMDYVMDKLDIVLLMSVNPGFGGQSFLPSTLDKLRQARARLDRWQAETGRAIALEVDGGVKVDNIAAIRAAGADTFVAGSAIFGKPDYAAVIKEMRAQIAKGDASYA, from the coding sequence ATGCCAGCCTTCACCATTTCCGGGCCCGCTTCCACGCGTATCGCCCCCAGCATTCTATCCGCCGATTTCGCCCGCTTGGGGGAAGAGGTGCGCAATGTCGTGGCCGCCGGTGCGGATTGGATACATTTCGACGTGATGGACAACCATTACGTGCCCAACCTGACCATCGGCCCCATGGTCTGCGAGGCCATCCGCCCCCACGTGCAGGTGCCCATCGACGTGCACCTGATGGTGGAGCCCGTGGATGCGCTGATCCCCATGTTCGCCAAGGCCGGCGCCGACGTCATCACCTTCCATCCCGAGGCTTCGCGCCACGTCGACCGCACCCTGGCGCTGATCCGCGACCACGGCTGTCAGGCCGGGCTGGTGTTCAATCCCGCCACGCCCCTGGACTGGATGGATTACGTGATGGACAAGCTGGACATCGTGCTGCTGATGTCGGTCAACCCCGGCTTCGGCGGCCAGAGCTTCCTGCCGTCCACGCTGGACAAGCTGCGCCAGGCGCGCGCCCGGCTGGACCGCTGGCAGGCGGAAACCGGCCGCGCCATCGCGCTGGAGGTCGACGGCGGGGTGAAAGTCGACAACATCGCCGCCATCCGCGCGGCGGGCGCCGATACCTTCGTTGCCGGGTCGGCGATCTTCGGCAAGCCCGACTACGCGGCCGTCATCAAGGAAATGCGTGCGCAGATCGCCAAGGGCGACGCGTCCTACGCCTGA
- a CDS encoding anthranilate synthase component I family protein, giving the protein MTEVEFQALASQGYNRIPLVSETYADLDTPLGLYLKLAQSGPRRGAMSCLLESVVGGERFGRYSFIGLPARTFIRARGRNVEVVTDDQVVERHEGDPLAFIAEYQKRFKVALRPGMPRFVGGLAGYFGHDMVRHIEPRLGPCTKPDPAGMGDPVPDLLLLLIDELAIIDNLSGRLYLMVYADPGQREAYARARTRLLDLRTQLRRPAEIPYSQASMVTETRRDFQKPDYLAAVLKAKEYIAAGDLMQVQVGQVIAKPFRDSPLSLYRALRSLNPSPYMYFWNFGDFHVVGSSPEILVRQEAVQEQGETRSRVTIRPLAGTRPRGGTPEEDLALAEELRADPKEIAEHVMLIDLARNDVGRIAEIGSVQVTDQLAIERYSHVMHLVSNVTGLLRRGMSSMDVLRATFPAGTLSGAPKVRALELIDELEPVRRCVYGGAAGYLSYGGEMDLAIAIRTGVIKNGMLYAQAAAGVVADSEPEKEWAETEAKARAVLRAAEQVQLGLDDPV; this is encoded by the coding sequence ATGACCGAAGTCGAATTCCAGGCCCTGGCCTCCCAGGGATACAACCGCATCCCGCTGGTGTCCGAGACCTATGCCGATCTGGATACCCCCCTTGGGCTCTACCTGAAACTGGCCCAGAGCGGGCCCCGGCGCGGCGCCATGAGCTGCCTGCTGGAGTCCGTGGTGGGCGGCGAGCGTTTCGGGCGCTATTCCTTCATCGGCCTGCCCGCGCGCACCTTCATCCGGGCGCGCGGCCGCAACGTCGAGGTGGTGACCGACGACCAGGTGGTCGAGCGCCACGAGGGCGACCCGCTGGCCTTCATCGCCGAGTACCAGAAACGCTTCAAGGTGGCGCTGCGCCCCGGCATGCCGCGTTTCGTGGGCGGCCTGGCCGGCTACTTCGGCCACGACATGGTCCGGCACATCGAGCCCCGGCTGGGCCCCTGCACCAAGCCCGATCCCGCCGGCATGGGCGATCCGGTACCCGATCTGCTGCTGCTGTTGATCGACGAACTGGCCATCATCGACAACCTGAGCGGGCGGCTCTACCTGATGGTCTACGCCGACCCTGGCCAGCGCGAGGCCTATGCCCGCGCCCGCACCCGCCTGCTGGACTTGCGCACGCAGCTGCGCCGCCCGGCCGAGATCCCGTACAGCCAGGCCAGCATGGTCACCGAGACGCGCCGCGACTTCCAGAAGCCGGACTACCTGGCGGCCGTGCTCAAGGCCAAGGAATACATCGCCGCCGGCGACCTGATGCAGGTCCAGGTGGGCCAGGTCATCGCCAAACCCTTCCGCGATTCGCCGCTGTCGCTGTACCGGGCGCTGCGTTCGCTCAACCCCTCGCCCTACATGTACTTCTGGAACTTCGGCGACTTCCACGTCGTGGGTTCCTCGCCCGAGATCCTGGTGCGGCAGGAGGCGGTGCAGGAACAGGGCGAGACCCGCAGCCGCGTCACGATCCGGCCCCTGGCCGGCACCCGCCCCCGCGGCGGCACGCCCGAGGAAGACCTGGCGCTGGCCGAGGAACTGCGCGCCGATCCCAAGGAAATCGCCGAGCACGTCATGCTGATCGACCTGGCCCGCAACGATGTCGGCCGCATCGCCGAGATCGGCTCGGTGCAGGTGACCGACCAGTTGGCGATCGAACGCTATTCGCACGTCATGCACCTGGTGTCGAACGTCACCGGGCTGTTGCGCCGGGGCATGAGCTCCATGGACGTGCTGCGCGCGACCTTCCCGGCGGGCACGCTGTCCGGCGCGCCCAAGGTGCGGGCGCTGGAACTGATCGACGAACTGGAGCCGGTGCGGCGCTGCGTGTACGGTGGGGCGGCGGGCTACCTGAGCTACGGCGGCGAGATGGACTTGGCCATCGCCATCCGCACCGGCGTGATCAAGAACGGCATGCTGTATGCGCAGGCGGCCGCCGGCGTGGTGGCCGATTCCGAGCCCGAGAAGGAATGGGCGGAAACGGAGGCCAAGGCCCGGGCGGTGCTGCGGGCGGCGGAGCAGGTGCAGCTGGGGTTGGATGATCCGGTCTAG
- a CDS encoding Ldh family oxidoreductase, which translates to MPATVVPPTKYSEAELTRLGILAFRALGLPEQDAQDVVRVLVLADMFGLSTHGLSRLESYGDRLKVGGIAARAQVTVSTAAPALRLVDGGNGVGPLVGMHALRAAMEAAGECGVGVVFARASNHFGPVSPYSLIAAQSGFASIIGSNATTTIAPWGGSDARLGNSPIGFGVPNPGGDPFLLDMAMSVVARAKIRRALKQGQPIPDSWATDQAGRPTTDPAAALDGFLLPIGGHKGYGLALMVDLFAGLLSNAAYLTHVKSWVEAPDEPQNLGHFFILIDTRRLGSTAWLAERMKDFAAILHGSSPIDPAHPVIVPGEIELGRLARSRAEGIELDADTAALLAAYAAPR; encoded by the coding sequence ATGCCCGCCACCGTTGTCCCGCCCACGAAATATTCCGAAGCAGAACTGACCCGCCTGGGCATCCTGGCATTCCGCGCGCTCGGCCTGCCCGAGCAGGACGCCCAGGACGTCGTCCGCGTGCTGGTGCTGGCCGACATGTTCGGCCTGTCGACGCACGGCCTGAGCCGCCTCGAATCGTATGGCGATCGCCTGAAGGTCGGCGGTATCGCCGCGCGCGCCCAGGTAACGGTGAGCACGGCGGCCCCCGCGCTGCGCCTGGTCGACGGCGGCAACGGCGTCGGCCCGCTGGTCGGCATGCATGCCCTGCGCGCCGCCATGGAGGCCGCGGGCGAATGCGGCGTGGGCGTCGTGTTCGCCCGCGCCAGCAATCATTTCGGCCCGGTGTCGCCGTACTCGCTGATCGCCGCCCAGAGCGGCTTCGCCAGCATCATCGGCAGCAACGCCACCACCACCATCGCCCCCTGGGGCGGCAGCGACGCCAGGCTGGGCAACAGCCCGATCGGATTCGGCGTCCCCAACCCCGGCGGCGATCCCTTCCTGCTCGACATGGCGATGAGCGTCGTCGCCCGCGCCAAGATCCGCCGGGCCCTCAAGCAGGGCCAGCCCATCCCCGATAGCTGGGCCACCGACCAGGCCGGCCGCCCCACCACCGACCCGGCCGCCGCGCTGGACGGCTTCCTGCTTCCCATCGGCGGGCACAAGGGCTATGGCCTGGCCCTGATGGTGGACCTGTTCGCCGGCCTGCTGTCCAACGCCGCCTACCTGACCCACGTGAAGTCGTGGGTCGAGGCGCCGGACGAGCCGCAGAACCTGGGGCACTTCTTCATCCTGATCGATACGCGCCGGCTCGGCTCCACCGCCTGGCTGGCCGAGAGGATGAAGGACTTCGCCGCCATCCTGCACGGCAGCTCGCCCATCGATCCTGCCCACCCCGTCATCGTCCCGGGGGAAATCGAACTGGGCCGGCTGGCGCGCAGCCGCGCGGAGGGCATCGAACTGGATGCCGACACGGCCGCCCTGCTGGCCGCCTACGCCGCGCCTCGTTAA